DNA from Cetobacterium sp. ZOR0034:
AAATGATGAAATACTTTTAGAAACTCCAAAATTTTCTTGCATAGCTTTTAAAGATGTTGGTATTGTAGCATTACTCGAAGAAGTCGAAAATGCAACGACCATTGTTGAAGCATATTTTTTTACAAATTTTATTGGATTATATCTTGCAACCAAAACAAGTAAACCTTGATAAGTAATTAAATAATGAATAATCAGTGCTGCAATAACACCTAAGAAATATTTTAGTAGAGGTAACATAGCTGCATATCCTAGTGTTGTAAATGTTTTAGCTATCAGTCCATAAACTCCATAAGGTGCAAGCTTCATAATAAGTTCAACCAGCTTTAGCATAAGATTGTTTGCTTCTTCAATGCCTTTTTTTATAGTTTTAACTCTATCTCCTAAAAGAGATATTCCAACTCCACAAAGTATTGCAAATACTATTATTTGAAGCATATCACCTTTTGTCATCGCCTCAACAGGATTCACAGGAATCATTCCAAGAAGTATATCTACGAAAGGCTTACTTTCTCCTACGCTAACTTTTGAAGCTACTATATCAGAAAGTACAATCCCTTTTCCTGGATTTATTATATTTCCTAATCCTAAAGCTAATGTTATCGCAACCGCTGTTGTTCCAAGATAAAAAGCTAATATTTTAACTCCAACTCTTCCCAATTTTCTAACATCTTCAACCCCTGCAGCTCCAACCGTTAAAGAACAAAATACTAGAGGAACTACTATCATTCTTATAGCTCTCATAAATCCTGAACCTAAAAAACTAAATAAAAAATTAATAAGATATGTTTCTACAAATGCATTTCCTTTCATTGGATGTAGAACTAAACCTGTTATAATACCTAAAACTAATGATACAAAGATTTTGCTTGTTAAACTTAAACTCAATTTTTTCATTTCGTTTCCCTCCAACTATTTTTTTTATTTATCATTTTTTATTTTTTCATTTATCCATTATATTATATAAAAGTTTTATTTTCAAGAAAAATAAAAAATAATTTTCATAAAAAATAAAAATAAAAAAAGACAAAGAAATAATTCTCTGTCTTTAACTTTAAAACCTATCTTCCTCCAACTACGATGTCACTTATTTTAACACGCGGTTGCCCCACATTGGCAGGAATACTTCCTGAAACCGATCCACACATACCCTGACCATGAGATAAATTATCTCCAACCATCTCGATTTTATGAAGTACTTCTGGACCATTTCCTATTAGAGTTGCTCCTCTTACAGGCTCAGTAATTTTTCCATTTTCTATTAAATATCCCTCCATTATTGAGAAATTGAAATCTCCAGTACTTGGATTAACAGAACCTCCACCCATATATTTAGCGTAGATTCCATTTTCAACACCAGCTAACATCTCCTCTAAAGATGAAGTTCCATTCAGAATAAATGTATTTGTCATTCTAGAAGTTGGAGCATATTTATACGACTCTCTTCTTGCACTTCCCGTGCTTTCAACTCCCATTCTTCTTCCATTTAGTTTATCAACCATATAACCTTTTAAAATTCCATTTTCTATTAAAAGATTTCTCTTAGTTGGTGTTCCTTCATCATCAATATTTGATGATCCCCATTCATTTACTAATGTACCATCATCTACTGCTGACACAACATCACTTGCAACCTTTTCACCTAATTTTCCAGCAAACACTGAAAGACCTTTTGCTACACTCGTAGCTTCTAATCCATGCCCACAAGCTTCATGGAAAATAACACCACCAAATTCATTTTCTATAATAACAGGCATCTTTCCACTTGGTGCATATTTTGCACCAAGCATAGTTTTAGCTATTCTCGAAGCTTCTCTTGCATATTTTTTTACATCTATCTCTTTAAAAAACTCAAATCCTTTTGCTGCTCCTGGTCTATATGATCCTGTTTGCATATCATTCATATCAGAAGCTATACTTTCTATTCCCAATCTACTTCTTGTTCTACTATCCTCTGCCCAAACACCTTCAGAATTCGCAACCAAAATATTTTGAGTTGAATCTCCGTAGTTTATTCTAACTTGACTTATACACTCATCATAGTTTTTTGCTGCTTCGTAAGCTTCTTTCATAATTAAAATTTTATCATCTTTTAATACGCTTCCGGGTGCTAAAACAATTTTATGTCTATTCTCTATATCTTGCTTAACAAGGTTTATAACAATATCCTCTTTTGTTCCTTTTATAGCCTTTGCTGCTTTTTGAGCTGTTTTTAATAAATTTTCTCTGTTCATATCATTTGTATAAGCATAAACAGAAAAAACTCCTTTGAATATTCTTATTCCAACTCCAAAATCTTTTCCTGATATTGCTTGCTCAACTTTTCCATCAACTAAATAAAATGAATCTCCTCTTTTATCTTCAACAAAAACTTCAGCAAAATCTCCACCAGTACAAAGAGCTTCATTTAATATATCTTCAACTAAAAACTTATCTATCATATCTCTTTCTCTCCTTTTATTCCATTTTACTAGAGTATACCACATGATTTTTTTTTTAGAAAGATGCTTAATTTTAGAATTTCCTCTTTATATTTTAAAAGTTAAAGGGTATAATCCTATTAACTACTATTTTTGGAGGAATTTATGGAAACAAAATTATTTATAGATAAAGTTTTTGAAACTGCTGAAAATTTAAAATTAGAGGAGTTTGAAATCTATTT
Protein-coding regions in this window:
- a CDS encoding dicarboxylate/amino acid:cation symporter, with protein sequence MKKLSLSLTSKIFVSLVLGIITGLVLHPMKGNAFVETYLINFLFSFLGSGFMRAIRMIVVPLVFCSLTVGAAGVEDVRKLGRVGVKILAFYLGTTAVAITLALGLGNIINPGKGIVLSDIVASKVSVGESKPFVDILLGMIPVNPVEAMTKGDMLQIIVFAILCGVGISLLGDRVKTIKKGIEEANNLMLKLVELIMKLAPYGVYGLIAKTFTTLGYAAMLPLLKYFLGVIAALIIHYLITYQGLLVLVARYNPIKFVKKYASTMVVAFSTSSSNATIPTSLKAMQENFGVSKSISSFTIPLGSTINMDGTAIMQGMATVFIAQAYGVELTMGNYITVIFTATLASIGTAGVPGVGLIMLGMVLTEIGLPLDGIALIMGIDRLLDMLRTVVNVTGDAVCTLIVAKTESEIVEVEEDSFGSVEAESL
- a CDS encoding TldD/PmbA family protein produces the protein MIDKFLVEDILNEALCTGGDFAEVFVEDKRGDSFYLVDGKVEQAISGKDFGVGIRIFKGVFSVYAYTNDMNRENLLKTAQKAAKAIKGTKEDIVINLVKQDIENRHKIVLAPGSVLKDDKILIMKEAYEAAKNYDECISQVRINYGDSTQNILVANSEGVWAEDSRTRSRLGIESIASDMNDMQTGSYRPGAAKGFEFFKEIDVKKYAREASRIAKTMLGAKYAPSGKMPVIIENEFGGVIFHEACGHGLEATSVAKGLSVFAGKLGEKVASDVVSAVDDGTLVNEWGSSNIDDEGTPTKRNLLIENGILKGYMVDKLNGRRMGVESTGSARRESYKYAPTSRMTNTFILNGTSSLEEMLAGVENGIYAKYMGGGSVNPSTGDFNFSIMEGYLIENGKITEPVRGATLIGNGPEVLHKIEMVGDNLSHGQGMCGSVSGSIPANVGQPRVKISDIVVGGR